The genomic DNA AGGTCGGCGGTTCGAGTCCGCCCCTCGGCACTTTCGTCCCCCCTCGCAACCGATCGCAACGGCTCGCCCAAGTCCGCAAGTGACAAGGGCTTGTGCCGATGCGCGCCGGCGCGATCATCCGATCCGCTCTCGCAACCGCTCGCACGAACACGCCCCGAATCGTGCTGTGTTTGCTGTGGTTTGTGCTGGTGCTGGTGCTGTGGGTGATTCGGGCGGGCTATTGCGTCCGCGCCCACGATCGGCCCATGCGTCCCGGTCGCCCGTGCGGACTCGCGAGAGGGGGCGGGCTTGGATGAACCCGGGATCGCGTCGAGGGCTCGCGTGAGGTCATTGAGCCGGGCGTGCGAGTAACGCCCGATCACCTGTGCGGCCAAGTTGCTTGCCCAATGTGGTTCGGCGAGGCAGTCAGGAACATCCTGTCCCGAACGCGTCGATGAAGTCCAAGAAGTCCAGAATGTCGACGAAGAGGTCGTTGTTGAAGTCGGCGTTTATACCCCCGGTGCCGCACGGTCCGGGCGAGCCGTTGCAGATCCCAAACGCGTCCAGGAACATGAGCAGGTCGAGAATATCCGACGTGCAGTCATAGTTGAGATCTGCGGCACATGCCACAGGATTCCGGTAGATGATTGTCACGATCGCCTGGTTTGATGTGCCCGATGGTGTCGAGACTTGAAATGCCATTTGGTCGTAGCCGCACGCGCCGGGCAACGGCGTAAGGACGCGCGAGGCACCAGACCCACCCGTGATCGTCGCGAGCGCCGGTGGTGTGGTGATGGTGTACGCGGCCGTGGAGAGAGCGTTGGTGTAGGTTGCCGGAAGTTCGAGCACAAATGGTGCGCTCGGGTCCACAAAGCGCGTGTACGAGTACGCGGCCGGGGTCTCGTGCGTCACGTCAGGCGCAGTCGTTGACACCTGGATTTCAAGTGGCTCGCTGCTCGCGGTGGTACCGTCGTCAAACGTGGCAACAGCCCAGAGAGTCACGGGTCCCGAGCCGAGCACGCGGCCTGCGACCTCGATCGGGCCTTCGCCGACACGTGTGCCCACGATTCTTCCCTGCTGATAAAGATCGATCGAGACGGCGTCTGCGCCAATGGCATCGGTGTCGAATCGAAATGCCGTGGTCAACGAACCAGAATCCGGTGTGCTACTCAGGGAAACAGATCGCCCCGCGTTGTTGACAATCATCGATCCGACCCACCGGCCGATAGACCGGATGAGTGTTGAGTCGTAGGCCAGCACACGGACATCGTGCCAGCCGTCGGCCAGAGTGGTTGTATCAATCGTGAACGGTGTCGAAGGGGCAGATGTTGCCGCCTTGACACCGTTGATGTAGATCTCATGCATCGAGATCGATGCGCCAGGCGCGGTCGTGCTTGAAACCGGCGTGAGGATCAGTGTTCCGCTGACGGGGCCAGCCGGCGCATCGGGGATGTCAACCACGGGGATGTGTGTGAACGCGCGTGTGAGCGGATCGCCGACAAAGAGCGTCTGGAACGGCGTGCCCGCATGCGAGCGAAGGAACGCCTCACCGAGTGAGAGCCCCTGCGCGTAGACGGCATGGAAACGCGGGTGCGGGAATTTGCCTGTGTAGTTGCACGGCTCTTCGATTGCTCCGCTGGTTCCACTCGCGCCCTTCCTGATCCACTCGGACATCTTGGTCTGGCTCGCGTTATCGAAAGTCGCTGCGTAGGAAGTGAGGTGGTCTGCGAACGAGCCGGGAACGAGAGTGAGGTCCGCGCCGCCGATGTCCGCCGAGGCAAATCCGGTCATGATGCCGAGGCAATCGTGCCGACCCGATGGGAGCAGCCCATTGATCTGTGTGGCGCCATACCCATAGCCCGGCATGGCGCTGATGACCGGTGAGTAGCTCGATGCGCGTACGTTCCGTGCGGAGTCACCTGTGTTGTTCATGAAGTAGAACGTTCCGGTCGGCCTGGTGCCATCGGCCGCGACCGACCGGTCGATCATCGCAAGGATCTCTTCAACCGTGTTGCCTCGTGCGCCAGTGTATCCGAGCATGCAGCCGATGAAGTATGAGCGTGCCGCGGCGTTGGTGCTGGGGTTTCCGAACACGTACTTCGTCTGCGAGTCAAAGTACCGCCCAGCAATCGTCGTGCCGAAGTAGTGATTGGTTGCCGTGGACGCGAGAGTGCCCGTGAGGACCTCGGCAGAGTTCTGGGCGATGGTGAAGAGTCCCGACATTGAGAAGCGATTGACCGGCGCGCACATGTCGCTGAGCAGCCCCGGCGCGTTGACGAAGAAATTGTTGCCCGGCGTCACGATCACAAACTGGGTGTGCGGGCGGATCGCTCGCTGCGTAAGCTCGCCGAGAAAGCCCGGCTGGACGGTCTGGACCCAAGTCGGGTAGTTGGTCGCGTCTGGATCGAGGTAGAGAATCGAGTTCGGGGCGAATCCGCGTGCGTGCCAGTAGTAGTTGCCGACATGCAGCGAATCCGGGCTCAGCGGATCGATGACGAGCAGGGCGTTCTCGGGCGTGCCGCCCGCGTGAGAGGTTCCAGCGAGGAGCATCAGTGCAACGGCGAGTCCTGTAACGCGACGAGTCATCGGTATCGCGGGTCCTTTCACGCTTTGCCCCTGCCTCGGAGATCAGCGTCTCACCAAGATATAGCGCGGCGAGTACAAATCAAGCCGACCGAAACCCAAAGAGCGTCTGTTCAAGCAAAGCGGCCCCGGTGGGATGCCGGGGCCGCGTCGTTGAACTTGACAGACTCAGGAGTGGATCACTTGTCTTCTTCCGCGATTCCCATCCCTGCACGGTTCGGGCTCTTGGGTCGCGCGGGTGGTGCGTAGGGCTTGGTTTGGAGTTCGCTCAACATGAGGTCGATCGCACGGTCGAGTTGTGGGTCGCCGCCGTTGACCATGAGCGCGGGATCGTCGATCACTTCGATGTCGGGATCAACGCCGTGTCCCTCGATGCCCCAGGTCCCGTCGGTCTCGTAGAAGCCGAAGGTGGGCACCGAAATCGCACCGCCGTCGATCAGGCCCGGATTACCGGAAATCCCGACAAGGCCGCCCCAGGTTCTGGTGCCGATCAGCTTGCCGAGACCGACCTGCTTGAACAGGTGGGGGAACATGTCGCCGCCGGAACCGGCAAGTCCGTTGATGAGCATGCACTTGGGACCGTTGTGCGCATCGGGCGGCCAGACCCAGTCCTTTCCGTCGCGGCGTGCCCAGTAGTTCAGCGCGGGTCGGTTGAGGAGTTCAATGAATCGTGTGGGGATCTGTCCGCCTCCATTCCAGCGCTCGTCGATGATGAGTGCCTCGCGGCCGCGCTCGCCGGCGAACTGGCGGAACAACTCGTTCTGTCCATCGATACCCGTGTTGGGAACGTAGATGTAACCGATCCTTCCGCCTGATTTCTCGTGGACATACCGGCGGTTGGCATCGATCCAGGTGCGGAAACGCAGGTTCGTCTCGTCACCGATAGGCGTGACAAGGACCACCCGCTCAGTGCCATCGATGACCGGCTTGTCGCTGAGTGTGATCTGTGTGGGCCTGCCTGCCGTGCCGATGAAAGCAGCGAACGGATCACGCGTTGTGTCGATCGGCTGGCCATTGACCGCAAGCAGGAAGTCGCCGACCTTCGCATTTACGCCGAGCTGCGACAGCGGCCCACGCGCGTCGGTGTCTGCGATGCCGCCCGCATGGATCTTGGTGATCCGGTATGCCGCGGGCGAGTCGCCCGACGCAGGGACGA from Phycisphaeraceae bacterium includes the following:
- a CDS encoding TIGR03790 family protein; the encoded protein is MTRRVTGLAVALMLLAGTSHAGGTPENALLVIDPLSPDSLHVGNYYWHARGFAPNSILYLDPDATNYPTWVQTVQPGFLGELTQRAIRPHTQFVIVTPGNNFFVNAPGLLSDMCAPVNRFSMSGLFTIAQNSAEVLTGTLASTATNHYFGTTIAGRYFDSQTKYVFGNPSTNAAARSYFIGCMLGYTGARGNTVEEILAMIDRSVAADGTRPTGTFYFMNNTGDSARNVRASSYSPVISAMPGYGYGATQINGLLPSGRHDCLGIMTGFASADIGGADLTLVPGSFADHLTSYAATFDNASQTKMSEWIRKGASGTSGAIEEPCNYTGKFPHPRFHAVYAQGLSLGEAFLRSHAGTPFQTLFVGDPLTRAFTHIPVVDIPDAPAGPVSGTLILTPVSSTTAPGASISMHEIYINGVKAATSAPSTPFTIDTTTLADGWHDVRVLAYDSTLIRSIGRWVGSMIVNNAGRSVSLSSTPDSGSLTTAFRFDTDAIGADAVSIDLYQQGRIVGTRVGEGPIEVAGRVLGSGPVTLWAVATFDDGTTASSEPLEIQVSTTAPDVTHETPAAYSYTRFVDPSAPFVLELPATYTNALSTAAYTITTPPALATITGGSGASRVLTPLPGACGYDQMAFQVSTPSGTSNQAIVTIIYRNPVACAADLNYDCTSDILDLLMFLDAFGICNGSPGPCGTGGINADFNNDLFVDILDFLDFIDAFGTGCS